GCAGCTGTAAATCCAGGTACATTATTGTCCGACAACAGTGCCGACCTGCGTCGTCTGAAAGAAGAAGATGTTACCAAACTGGTAAAAGACTTCGATTTCGCCGGTAAGAAAGGCATTGGCGTGTTGCTGGTAATGGACGGCATGAGTAAAATGGATAAGAAAGCCTCTATGTTTGTTACCATTGTGGACATGGAAAAACATCGTGTATTGCTGACAGAGAGAATGGAAGGAAAAACACCTACCATGTCTTTTGGTTTCCGTAACTTCTGGGCTTCACCGTTAAAGAGTGTGCTCGACGATGTACACAGTGATATTAATAAGTGGAAAGAAAAATATGCCAATGCTACAGACCCTGTAGAAGCGCCGGCAGCGGATTCTACGCCGAAAAAACCGGGCAAAACAGCTGTAGCTGGTAACAAATCAGCACCAGCAAAACCGAAAAAGAAAGGATAACTAATGGCATTAACCGAAAGCACCACTGTACAGGTCAGATTTAACGACTGTGACCCGTTGGGGATCGTATGGCATGGGAATTATGTGCAGTATTTTGAAGACGGAAGGGAGGCTTTCGGGGAAAAATACGGCTTACGCTACCTGGACATTGCAGCCAGGGGATATACCGTACCACTGGTAAATATACAGTGTGACTATAAGCGTCCGCTGAAATATGGCGACAAGGTAGTTGTACATACTACCTATGTGGATGACCTTGCCGCAAAACTGAAATTCGAATATAAACTAACCAACGCAGCCACGGGTGAGGTGGTGGCTACCGGCTCCAGTGTCCAGGTATTCCTGGACAAGGAATCCGGCCTGCTGCAGCTCACCCTGCCGCCTTTTTTCAGTGAATGGAAAAAAGAACAGGGATTGGTATAAAAGGGTACTATGCAAAAGGTTTTTGTTGCTGCTGATAATATCGTGAGTCCGCTGGGATGCACCACCCTACAGAACTTTGAGGCGGTATTGCAGGGTAATAGCGGCATCCGTTTACACGAAGATGCTGCTTATGCCAATGCGCCGTTTTATGCTGCTATGATGGCGCCTGGTCAGTTGGAGTCCTATGCCGGAAAATATAACCTGCAGGGTTATACGAAGTTTGAGACACTGCTGATTACTTCTATCGCCAACGCACTGGAACAGACAGCCATCCCGGTACAGGATAAGCGCACCGGCCTGATCGTGTCTACCACCAAAGGTAATATCGAGTTGCTGGAGCAGACAGTCAACCAGGAAATGGTCAATGGACAGGAAGACCTGCACGCCAGGTTCCCTGATATGCCGGTAGATTTCATGGAGCTGGGCAGCAGCGCTGAAAAGGTGGCCGCGTATTTTGGCGTGGTCAACAAGCCGGTGGTTGTGAGCAGTGCCTGTATATCAGGACTGGTAGCCATTATTACAGCTAAAAGACTGATGAGTGCGGGTGTATATGATCAGGTAATAGTAACGGGGGCAGATGTGTTCACCCGGTTTGTATTATCTGGTTTTCAGTCGTTTCAGGCGGTGAGTGCCCTTCCCTGCAAGCCTTTTGATGCCAACAGGACAGGGGTGACGCTGGGTGAAGGTGCTGCCACCGTGATACTGACCAAAGATCCGGCATTAGCCCGGGATATTGTGTTGGGCAATGGTGCAGTAAGTAATGATGCCAACCATATTTCGGGGCCTTCCCGCACCGGCGAAGAGCTGGCGGCAGCCATGAAACTGGCATTGGCAGGCAGTGGCCTGGAGGCGGGTGAAATCGCATTTGTATCTGCCCACGGTACTGCTACACCGTATAATGATGAGATGGAAGCGAAAGCCCTGCATCATGCGGGCCTGGCAGAGCGGCCGGTAAACAGTCTGAAAGGCTATTATGGCCATACGCTGGGAGCAGCAGGACTGATAGAGGCCGTGATCAGTATGGAAGCGTTGAAGAAAGGGGTAGTACTGCCGACAAAGAATTTTGAAACTTCCGGTGTAACGATGCCGGTTCATATTAGTAATGCCATTGCGCACACCGATGCCAGACATCTCCTGAAAACCGTATCAGGTTTTGGCGGTTGCAATGCAGCGATGGTTTTTAGTTTAATCAGCTGAGTGGCCGACATCTAAAGGGCGTCTGCCAGCTACATTTTATCATTTGTCGTGTTTAATAAAGAAACAAAAACAGCATTACAGGCCAAAGAAGCCGCGTTATGGCTCGCCTTCGCACCTATTGCTTTCCAGGCTACCAGAGCGCTGCGTGATATGGGTATTTTAGATGCTGTGAGCAAAAGCGGCTCACAGGGTATCACTATCGAAGAAATTATGGCGCAGACCAATATGAACCGCTATGCCGTAAGAGTATTGCTGGAAGCAGGTTTGGGTATGGAGCTGGTGATCGTAAATGATAAAAAATATACACTGACAAAAACGGGTTATTTCATCTTACATGATAATCTGACCCGCATCAATATGGACTTCACACAGGATATCTGCTATAAAGGCATGTACCACCTGGAGGAGTCGCTGAGAGAAGGTAAACCTGCCGGCCTGAAAGAGCTCGGCCCATGGGATACCATCTATCCCGGCTTATCACTGCTGCCACCGGCTGTAGGTAAAAGCTGGTTCGATTTCGACCACTACTATTCAGATCTGGCCACACCAGGCGCTTTGGATATTGTATTTGAAAACAAGCCTAAACGTTTACTGGATATCGGTGGAAACACCGGTAAATGGGCGCTGGCATGTACTGCCAAAGACCCTGAAGTAGAAGTGACCATCTTCGATTTACCTGGTCAGGCTGGCCTGGCGCAAAAGAAAATGCAGGAAGCAGGCGTTGAAAACCGCGTGCATTTCCACATCGCCAATATCCTGGATGAGAGCCTGCCTTTCCCTAAAGGGTTTGATGCCATCTGGATGAGCCAGTTCCTCGATTGTTTTTCTGAAGCGGAAATTGTTTCTATCCTGAAGCGTTGCCGTGAAGCCCTGAACGACGGCGGAACCATCTACATCCTGGAGCCGTTCTGGAACCGTCAGCAGTTTAAATCAGCAGCTTTCTGTTTACAGCAGACATCACTGTATTTCACTGCCATGGCCAATGGTAACAGCCAGATGTACCATACAGATGATTTCTTCCAATGTGTTAATGACGCTGGTTTAGTGATTGCAGAAGAAAACAATCAGATGGGACTGAACTATACATTGCTGAAATGTAGAAAAGCATAACGATACATAGTTGCCTTGCATTATAACAAAATTCATTACATCCCAAAATAACATCGTATGAGAACTGAACAAGTCGATGTGCTGGTTATTGGCGCTGGTCCTGCGGGATCAGTAGCTGCGTCTATTATTCACCAGGCTGGCTATAAGGTGAAGGTGGTGGAGAAGCTGAAATTTCCCCGTTTTGTGATCGGGGAGAGCTTGCTGCCACGTTGCATGGAAGCATTGGAGGAAGCGAAATTTATTGATGCTATTTCTGCCAAAGGTTTTCAGCAGAAATTTGGCGCCAAATTCGTGAAGAATGACCTTGTATGTGATTTCACTTTTAAAGAACAACATACGCCGGGATGGCAATGGACATGGCAGGTAACCCGTGCCGACTTCGACAAAACCCTTGCTGATACAGTGGAAAGCATGGGTGTTCCGGTTTCTTACGAAACAACGGTAACGGATATACGATTTAATGGTTCCGATTCTGTAACTACTGTTGAAGATAAAGACGGTAATATTTCACAGATTGAGGCCAGGTTTATTGTGGATGGAAGTGGCTATGGACGTGTGATTCCTAAGCTGTTTAACCTGGAGAAGAATTCCAATTTACAGCCTCGTAAGGCATTATTCGCGCATACGGTGGATAAGCGCCGTTCCATGGCAGACGAGCCTAACCGTATCACAGCGGTGGTGCATAAAAAAGGTACGTGGATCTGGATTATTCCATTTTCTACTGGTGTTACCAGTCTGGGTTTTGTTAGTGATCCTTCATTCTTTGAAGAGTTTCCGGGTACCGACGAAGAGAAATACCGCGCAATGCTGGAGTCGGAACCTTATACCAGGGAGCGTTTCCGTGATGTAGAGCTGGTATTTGAGCCAAGGATTCTGCAATCATGGTCCGCTACCACCGATAAGTTTTACGGTGATGGGTATGTGCTGACAGGTAACGTAACAGAATTCCTGGACCCGATTTTCTCATCTGGCGTAACTTTGGCTTGCGTGTCGAGCCAGACGGCGGCAAAGCTGGTGATTAAAAAGCTGAAGGGCGAAGCCGTAGACTGGGAGAAGGAATATATGGAGCCAACCATGCAGGGCGTGAATACCTTCCGTTCCTATGTGATGGCCTGGTACGAGGGAACACTCGATACCATTTTCTTCTCCAAAGATCCTGATCCTGAGATTAAAGGAAAGATTTGTTCAGTACTGGCGGGTTATGTGTGGGATACTTCTAATCCTTTCGTAACCAACCATGACACTGCTTTGAAGCGACTGGCACGCACCATTGAATTAACGGAGAAATTAAAAAGCAGTTCTACGATTGAAGAATAAAGCATATATAACAGGTTCTTGTATAATCAGAAATAACAGCATTACCCTGAACGGGCAGCTGTTATTTTCGTCTCCGGGGGTGGAGTTGCAGGAGTTCCTGCGGGGTGCCTATGATCAGTTTTCGGGTCAGTATCCGAAATTCCATAAAATGGACCCGCTCAGCAAGCTGGGGTGGCTGGCTGCAGAGGCTTTGTTGAAAGATAGTAATGTATATACACTTCCAAAAGAAGCTGTTGGGATGTTATTATCTAACCGTAGCGCCAGTTTGGATACAGACCTGCGATATTATGCCACCGTAATGGAATTTGCCAGTCCGGCCCTGTTTGTATATACCTTACCCAATATTGTAATGGGGGAGATTAGTATCCGGCATGGTTTTAAGGGAGAGAATACCTTTTTTGTGTCTTCATCCTTTGATGCCGGTTTACTGTCGGATTATGCCACTGCACTCTTTGCTGAAACGCCTTTACAGGCTTGTCTGGTAGCGTGGGTAGAGGTAATGGAAAAAGATTATGAAGTAGTGATGGCACTGGTGGAGAAAGAGGGAAATATCCCGTTGTCTGCGGAGAATTTGATGGCATTATATGCCTGATTTATCTGACCGCCTGCTGGTATTTTGCAACTGATACCGAAGGTATCAGTTGGTGTGTTCCGCGCTGCGCGCGGGTGGGCTCACGCCCGATTGATTAAAAAATATATAAATTTTAAAATTAGCATAACGTGGAACAGTTGATGTCGGATCTGAAATCGCAGATCATTGAGCAATTAAACTTGCAGGAAGTTAAACCGGAAGATATCGGTAATGACGATCCTTTATTCAAAACCGGTTTGGGTCTCGATTCTATCGATGCTTTGGAATTGATTGTTCTGCTGCAGCAGCACTATAACATCCGCATTGCTAACCCTGAACAGGGACCTGAAATATTTCATTCCATCCGTTCGATGGCTGAATTTATTACTGCCCATCAAAAGCAACAGGCATGAGTGAAAAGGTATGGATCGCAGGTGGTGGTGTTATCAGCGGCATTGGCCTTGATTTGCGGGCTAATATAGCCGCATTCAGGGATATGCAGCCGGGCATGACTGCCATGCAATACCTGCATTCTGCACATCGTAATACTTTCCCGGTAGCGGAAGTGAAAGCAGATAACGACACCCTGGCCGATATGGCCAGGATGCCGGAAAATACCAGCAGAACAGCATTGCTGAGTATCATTGCTGCAAGAGAAGCCTGGAAATCTTCCGGGCTGGCGGATATTTCCCAATACCGTGTAGGATTTGTATCTGCCAATACCGTTGGTGGTATGGACAAAACGGAAGATTTCTTCCAGACATTCCTTACAAACCCCAGCGGTGGCCGGTTGCAGCAGGTGGTACTCCACGAATGCGGCGCCGTTACGGAGCTGGTAGCAGATGCCATGGGTATCCGCGATCATATTTCCACCATCAGCACCGCCTGCTCTTCGGCGGCCAATGCGCTGATGTATGGCTCCCGCCTGATCCGCAACAATATTGTGGATGTGGTAATCGCCGGTGGTACCGATGCGCTCACCAGATTTACCCTGAATGGTTTTAATACCCTGATGATATTAGACCAGCAGCCCTGCCGTCCGTTTGATGATACCCGTACCGGGTTGAATCTGGGCGAAGGCGCCGGTTATGTTGTACTTGTTTCCGACAGACTGATTGCGCAAATACAGCCATGGGCAAGACTCAGCGGCTTTGCCAATGCCAACGATGCCTATCACCAGACGGCATCATCGCCGGATGGAACAGGTAATTACCTTGCCATGAAAGGCGCCTTGCATATGGCTGGTTTACAGCCTGCGGAGATTGACTATATCAACCTGCATGGCACCGGCACCGCCAACAACGACGTTTCAGAAGGTATTGCCATCGAGCGACTTTTTGCGCCACATTTTCCGGCGATGAGCTCCACGAAGTCCTTTACGGGACACACGCTAGGCGCCAGCGGCGGCATTGAAGCAGTATATGCGGCACTGTCACTGAAAGAAGGTATCATTTATCCCAACGCAAGGTTCGAACACCAGATGAAAGAACTGCCTTTTGCGCCGGTAACGACCTTCAGCACTGGCAACGACCTGCATCATGTGATGTCTAACTCTTTCGGGTTTGGTGGAAATTGTTCCAGCCTGGTGTTTTCAAAAGAATAATCTAAACACATGAACATCTATATAAACGGCACCGGTTGTATATCGCCGCAGGAAACTGCCCAGATAGGTCCCTTATTCGCTACGCTGAGGGAATACGAACAGGTGCGTCTGTCGACCGTTGATCCTGACTACAAACAATGGATCGACCTGAAACAGATCCGCAGAATGAGCCGGGTAGTGAAAATGGGCGTAGGTGCGGCTAACCTGAGTATGGAAGAAGCAGGTATTGCCATGCCGGATGCAATCATCACCGGTACAGCGTATGGCTGCCTCGATGATACAGGTGTATTTCTTAATAAAATGGTATCGCAGCACGAGGAAATGTTGACTCCTACTGCGTTTATACAATCTACACACAATACCGTAGGTGGACAGATAGCCCTGATCATGGGTTGTAATGCCTACAACAATACCTTCGTTCACCGTGGATTTTCATTTGAGAATTCCCTACTGGATGCCATGATGATACTGCGGGAAGGCGAAGCTAAAAACGTGCTCACAGGAGGTTTAGACGAAATTACCAATTACAGCCACCAGATACTTTCCCGTTTTGGCATCTATAAAAAAGAGCCGGTGAAAACGATGGAGCTGCTGAATAGTCCTGTACGTGGCACTATTGCTGGCGAAGGTGCGGCTTTCTTTACACTGAGTACAGAAAAAGGGGCCCATGCGGCAGCAGAACTGGTGGGCATCTCCACACTATATAAGCCAATGTGGGAGGGAGAAGTAATCGGTCATATCGTAAAATTTCTGGAAGAACATGATACTTCTCTGGGAGATATCGACCTGCTGGTAACCGGCAGAAACGGCGATATCGATCAGGATGAGATGTATGAAGAAGTTGCAGCAGCCTTATTTCCGGAGCATCCGGAGGCCTGCTTCAAACATCTTTGCGGAGAATATCCTACTGCGATGGCCTTCGGAATGTGGATGGCCAACAGGATGATCGCGGAGCAGGATGCACCAGATGCAGCCATGTTCTACGGACAGGCGCCAGCTAAACTGAAAAATATTTTAATCTATAATCATCACCAGGGAACACACCATTCCCTGATATTGCTGCGTGCATGCTGAGTTACAGGTTCTCGCTCATATTAACCTTAGTGGCGCTGCTGATAATAACCGTTGCCAAATATATGATGGGATACCATCAGATATCAGGCTGGTGGTACCTGTTAGCGGGGATACATATTGGGTTGTGTGTATGGGGAGCTATTAACGTGCGTTCCGGTTTTTTTATCAAAACCTTATCATCTGCCCAAACAACAAAAAAAACAGTAGCACTTACCTTCGACGATGGGCCACTGCCGGAATATACACCACGTATACTGGATATACTCAAAGCACACCAGGTGAAGGCCGTATTTTTTTGTATTGGCAGGCATATTCCTGATAACGAGGACTTACTGCAACGTATACACGAAGAAGGGCATGTTATCGGAAATCATTCCTACTGCCATGATTTCTGGTTTGATATGTACAACTGGCGCCGCATGGAGCTGGACCTGCTGAATATGAACGACATGGCAGAGAATGTATTGGATGTACAGCCGCGCCTGTTCAGACCTCCGTATGGAGTTACCAATCCAAACCTGGCCACAGCAGTGCGTAAAACCAATATGACTGCCATCGGGTGGAATATACGTTCGCTGGATACCGTTGCTAAAGATGAACAAAAGCTATTGGAACATATTCTTTCCAAACTCAAGCCTGGCGCAGTAATTCTGTTGCACGATACCTGCAGGATTACGGCTGATATTTTACCGGCACTGATTGAAGGCATTCGCCAACGTGGTTATGAATTGGAGAGAGTAGATAAATTATTAAAAATACCCGCTTATGCGTAAATGGATATTATGGGTAATGTGTGTGTGCTTCTCGCTACAAATACAAGCCCAGACAGGATTTAAACCAGTGACGGATATGACTCCGCTGAAGCAGCAGTTTGCAAAGGCAGCACAAAACACACAAACGATTCAGTGTGATTTTGTGCAGGAGAAAAATCTCAGTATGCTGTCTGATAAAATCACCAGCAAAGGGAAATTCTGGTTTAAGAAAGATAATAAGGTAAGAATGGAATATCAGCAGCCATCTTATTATCTGATGGTGATGAATGGTAGCCAGATCAGGATCAAGGATGCCCAGAAAGAAAATAAAGTGAATGGGAAGTCCAATAAGATCTTTGAGCAGGTTAATAAAATTACGGTGGACTGTGTAAGAGGGACGGTGCTGGATAATACCGACTTTAGTACCAAAGCATCTGAAAATGCACAATACTACAAGTTGGAAATGGTGCCTGCCAATAAGGCCATGAAAGATTATTTCAATAAAATCACGTTGCTGGTAGATAAGCAGGATTATTCTGTGTCGAAGATCACGATGGAAGAACCATCTGGCGATGATACGACCATCAGCTTTTTACATAAACAACTGAATGCAAATATTCCGGATGCGTTATTTTCTGCTAAGTAGTGTCGTTTTGTTGGTGCTGGCGGGTACTGGTTGCCGTTCTGTATATAAAGGGCTGCAACGTAAAGATTCCGCCGATGTGAATTGTATAGCGCAGTTCAGGCCGACGTTTACAAATACACTCTACAGTACGCAGGTGAATATTTTAAAGCATCATCTCAGCGGACTGGTATTTCTGAAGCAAATGCCCGACAGCTCACTCAGGATTGTGTTTGCAAACGAGATGGGCTTTAAGTTCTTCGATTTTGAATATGATAAAGATGGCAGATTTACCAAGCACTTTATCATTCCCAAGATGGATAAACCGGCCGTGGTGAAGGCTTTGAATCAGGATCTGGCGCTGGTGTTACTACGCCCGGATTTAAGCCAGGCCCATGTAGCTGTTGAAAATAATGAAAGATTTGTAGTTGTTCCTACAGAAAAAGGAAATAATTACTATATAACGGATAACGACTGCACGAAACTGTTACGTATTGAAAAATCCTCTGTACGTAAGCCGGTGGTACGCGTAACGATGGCGCATTATCAGAACGGTGTTCCTGACAGTATCTACATCCGTCATCTAAATTTTAAATTTA
The Chitinophaga sp. Cy-1792 genome window above contains:
- a CDS encoding beta-ketoacyl synthase N-terminal-like domain-containing protein: MQKVFVAADNIVSPLGCTTLQNFEAVLQGNSGIRLHEDAAYANAPFYAAMMAPGQLESYAGKYNLQGYTKFETLLITSIANALEQTAIPVQDKRTGLIVSTTKGNIELLEQTVNQEMVNGQEDLHARFPDMPVDFMELGSSAEKVAAYFGVVNKPVVVSSACISGLVAIITAKRLMSAGVYDQVIVTGADVFTRFVLSGFQSFQAVSALPCKPFDANRTGVTLGEGAATVILTKDPALARDIVLGNGAVSNDANHISGPSRTGEELAAAMKLALAGSGLEAGEIAFVSAHGTATPYNDEMEAKALHHAGLAERPVNSLKGYYGHTLGAAGLIEAVISMEALKKGVVLPTKNFETSGVTMPVHISNAIAHTDARHLLKTVSGFGGCNAAMVFSLIS
- a CDS encoding thioesterase family protein, whose translation is MALTESTTVQVRFNDCDPLGIVWHGNYVQYFEDGREAFGEKYGLRYLDIAARGYTVPLVNIQCDYKRPLKYGDKVVVHTTYVDDLAAKLKFEYKLTNAATGEVVATGSSVQVFLDKESGLLQLTLPPFFSEWKKEQGLV
- a CDS encoding polysaccharide deacetylase family protein — translated: MLSYRFSLILTLVALLIITVAKYMMGYHQISGWWYLLAGIHIGLCVWGAINVRSGFFIKTLSSAQTTKKTVALTFDDGPLPEYTPRILDILKAHQVKAVFFCIGRHIPDNEDLLQRIHEEGHVIGNHSYCHDFWFDMYNWRRMELDLLNMNDMAENVLDVQPRLFRPPYGVTNPNLATAVRKTNMTAIGWNIRSLDTVAKDEQKLLEHILSKLKPGAVILLHDTCRITADILPALIEGIRQRGYELERVDKLLKIPAYA
- a CDS encoding beta-ketoacyl synthase N-terminal-like domain-containing protein; its protein translation is MKNKAYITGSCIIRNNSITLNGQLLFSSPGVELQEFLRGAYDQFSGQYPKFHKMDPLSKLGWLAAEALLKDSNVYTLPKEAVGMLLSNRSASLDTDLRYYATVMEFASPALFVYTLPNIVMGEISIRHGFKGENTFFVSSSFDAGLLSDYATALFAETPLQACLVAWVEVMEKDYEVVMALVEKEGNIPLSAENLMALYA
- a CDS encoding NAD(P)/FAD-dependent oxidoreductase, with the protein product MRTEQVDVLVIGAGPAGSVAASIIHQAGYKVKVVEKLKFPRFVIGESLLPRCMEALEEAKFIDAISAKGFQQKFGAKFVKNDLVCDFTFKEQHTPGWQWTWQVTRADFDKTLADTVESMGVPVSYETTVTDIRFNGSDSVTTVEDKDGNISQIEARFIVDGSGYGRVIPKLFNLEKNSNLQPRKALFAHTVDKRRSMADEPNRITAVVHKKGTWIWIIPFSTGVTSLGFVSDPSFFEEFPGTDEEKYRAMLESEPYTRERFRDVELVFEPRILQSWSATTDKFYGDGYVLTGNVTEFLDPIFSSGVTLACVSSQTAAKLVIKKLKGEAVDWEKEYMEPTMQGVNTFRSYVMAWYEGTLDTIFFSKDPDPEIKGKICSVLAGYVWDTSNPFVTNHDTALKRLARTIELTEKLKSSSTIEE
- a CDS encoding phosphopantetheine-binding protein translates to MEQLMSDLKSQIIEQLNLQEVKPEDIGNDDPLFKTGLGLDSIDALELIVLLQQHYNIRIANPEQGPEIFHSIRSMAEFITAHQKQQA
- a CDS encoding beta-ketoacyl synthase, translating into MSEKVWIAGGGVISGIGLDLRANIAAFRDMQPGMTAMQYLHSAHRNTFPVAEVKADNDTLADMARMPENTSRTALLSIIAAREAWKSSGLADISQYRVGFVSANTVGGMDKTEDFFQTFLTNPSGGRLQQVVLHECGAVTELVADAMGIRDHISTISTACSSAANALMYGSRLIRNNIVDVVIAGGTDALTRFTLNGFNTLMILDQQPCRPFDDTRTGLNLGEGAGYVVLVSDRLIAQIQPWARLSGFANANDAYHQTASSPDGTGNYLAMKGALHMAGLQPAEIDYINLHGTGTANNDVSEGIAIERLFAPHFPAMSSTKSFTGHTLGASGGIEAVYAALSLKEGIIYPNARFEHQMKELPFAPVTTFSTGNDLHHVMSNSFGFGGNCSSLVFSKE
- a CDS encoding outer membrane lipoprotein carrier protein LolA — protein: MRKWILWVMCVCFSLQIQAQTGFKPVTDMTPLKQQFAKAAQNTQTIQCDFVQEKNLSMLSDKITSKGKFWFKKDNKVRMEYQQPSYYLMVMNGSQIRIKDAQKENKVNGKSNKIFEQVNKITVDCVRGTVLDNTDFSTKASENAQYYKLEMVPANKAMKDYFNKITLLVDKQDYSVSKITMEEPSGDDTTISFLHKQLNANIPDALFSAK
- a CDS encoding methyltransferase, with the translated sequence MFNKETKTALQAKEAALWLAFAPIAFQATRALRDMGILDAVSKSGSQGITIEEIMAQTNMNRYAVRVLLEAGLGMELVIVNDKKYTLTKTGYFILHDNLTRINMDFTQDICYKGMYHLEESLREGKPAGLKELGPWDTIYPGLSLLPPAVGKSWFDFDHYYSDLATPGALDIVFENKPKRLLDIGGNTGKWALACTAKDPEVEVTIFDLPGQAGLAQKKMQEAGVENRVHFHIANILDESLPFPKGFDAIWMSQFLDCFSEAEIVSILKRCREALNDGGTIYILEPFWNRQQFKSAAFCLQQTSLYFTAMANGNSQMYHTDDFFQCVNDAGLVIAEENNQMGLNYTLLKCRKA
- a CDS encoding beta-ketoacyl synthase chain length factor, whose translation is MNIYINGTGCISPQETAQIGPLFATLREYEQVRLSTVDPDYKQWIDLKQIRRMSRVVKMGVGAANLSMEEAGIAMPDAIITGTAYGCLDDTGVFLNKMVSQHEEMLTPTAFIQSTHNTVGGQIALIMGCNAYNNTFVHRGFSFENSLLDAMMILREGEAKNVLTGGLDEITNYSHQILSRFGIYKKEPVKTMELLNSPVRGTIAGEGAAFFTLSTEKGAHAAAELVGISTLYKPMWEGEVIGHIVKFLEEHDTSLGDIDLLVTGRNGDIDQDEMYEEVAAALFPEHPEACFKHLCGEYPTAMAFGMWMANRMIAEQDAPDAAMFYGQAPAKLKNILIYNHHQGTHHSLILLRAC